From the genome of Polyodon spathula isolate WHYD16114869_AA chromosome 14, ASM1765450v1, whole genome shotgun sequence, one region includes:
- the LOC121327054 gene encoding terminal uridylyltransferase 4-like: protein MSPGAGAGTEVGVGIGAGADVVGGPGAEAGTGKLPASSGSERDSPKVRHHKSSAESTRLPGEENKRSSNGKADVAERNSPSDSAQESSRLLSESPPPEELGGGSVPVIDESALSAEQQLGLKQAEERLVRDCIQRLVKRSPEYPNFQYLCKLCSVHIENIQGAHKHIKEKRHKKNIMEKQEEKALRALRAPSEAQLQALHTAVTDAATQQGISEEDFTVRQETVSDMENIIQQHLPACSLGMYGSCLTRFAFKDSDINIDVKFPSSMTQPDVLIKVLEILKNSASYSNVESDFHAKVPVVFCRAVKSGLLCKVSAGNDVACLTTNLLAALAKLEPRLTPLVLAFRYWARLCHIDCQAEGGIPSYSFALMVIFFLQQRKEPILPHYLGKWIEGFDAKQIDEYQLKGVENERFVLWEHKPASNGEGKSTGGAKTEQRKQSGKKPESSDTSARQAKAKQGRTRLTLQTPRQLSVGQLWLELLRFYTLEFSLEENIISIRLKELLSRESKNWPKRRLAIEDPYALKRNVARSLNSQMVFEYIQERFRTAYRYFACPQSKHSTSRGRRKSKRAVRRAGKAEEHSRTGEGQADRRVQDLIDTEGEEGDTEEDEAEGGSDDNCAPVGPISTGMGGFSFRDMEEDQGDFALQMVDRIKPTLEACACKCGERERSSECSLPEDSPEERLGEECESCRGRCRDCSSSSTAKKESVENGVLEKEKRRQPEDIPPEDLYYVFDRTVLTGGKPPTVVCSMCKRDGHLKNDCPEDFKKIDLKTLPPMTDRFRVILDGLCRMCYNELYPPPVEQQKREQILASLERFIRKEYNDKARLCLFGSSKNGFGFRDSDLDICMTLEGHETAEKLNCKEIIEGLAKILKKHTGLRNILPITTAKVPIVKFEHRQSGLEGDISLYNTLAQHNTRMLATYAAIDPRVQYLGYTMKVFAKRCDIGDASRGSLSSYAYILMVLYFLQQRKPPVIPVLQEIFDGKSIPQKMVDGWNAFFFHDTDKLRKRFPELGRNSESVGELWLGLLRFYTEEFDFKEHVISIRQKKLLTTFEKQWTSKCIAIEDPFDLNHNLGAGVSRKMTNFIMKAFINGRKLFGTPFYPHPGTEADYFFDSKVLTDGELAPNDRCCRICGKIGHYMKDCPKRRRIKKKENEKDDDSKEDDRELRERRCFQCGDTGHVRRDCPEYRQVRQRSTAGPPMVQGFGSSPAIPVPQPVPTSQDRPMRTRQHSECSEPRQTPPYSPQPPLFSQGPPQPQPIAVSSQHKGAGPPKQQQLPQVQLPLFNFPHSHPGQYHPRLPTLGLLQPHQQQQQQHPVSMPSTSWPIHRPVIQTSSPPGLNFTLRSAPTNGNGSSTSSPSPMNLNDPSIIFAQPAVRGLPGAGRDGHWHNHITPGTLVGNGTLAKSDQGFQGQFAKVNPGSLPWEHNPAAHYPLPASWPYRMPQNFMQPGNGGFQQNKPFVSQGKDVLALLLFQAALASDARKSSSVQSLAVTSQPAPVQCCNIL, encoded by the exons ATGTCTCCAG GGGCAGGGGCAGGTACAGAGGTAGGGGTAGGGATAGGGGCAGGAGCTGACGTAGTTGGTGGGCCTGGGGCAGAGGCTGGTACCGGGAAACTTCCAGCTTCCAGTGGGAGTGAGAGGGACTCTCCGAAGGTCAGACACCACAAGAGCTCTGCTGAGTCCACCAGGCTTCCTGGGGAGGAGAACAAAAGGAGCAGTAATGGCAAGGCAGATGTAGCCGAGAGAAACAGTCCCAGTGATTCAG CTCAGGAGAGTAGCAGGCTGTTGAGCGAGTCTCCCCCGCCGGAGGAGCTGGGTGGCGGCAGCGTGCCAGTGATCGACGAGTCGGCTCTGAGCGCAGAGCAGCAGCTGGGGCTGAAGCAGGCTGAGGAGAGACTGGTGCGGGACTGCATCCAGCGCCTGGTCAAG CGTTCTCCGGAATACCCCAACTTCCAGTACCTTTGCAAGTTGTGCTCCGTCCACATAGAGAACATCCAGGGAGCTCACAAACACATCAAGGAGAAACGCCATAAGAAAAATATCATG GAAAAGCAAGAGGAGAAGGCTCTGCGAGCCCTCCGCGCCCCCTCGGAGGCTCAGCTCCAGGCCCTGCACACAGCTGTGACAGACGCAGCCACGCAGCAAGGGATATCAGAGGAGGACTTTACAGTGCGCCAGGAAACTGTCAGCGACATGGAGAACATAATCCAGCAGCACTTACCAG CCTGTTCCTTGGGGATGTACGGCTCGTGTCTCACCAGGTTCGCCTTTAAAGACAGTGATATCAATATAGATGTCAAATTTCCCTCCAGT ATGACTCAACCAGATGTGTTAATAAAAGTCCTGGAAATCCTCAAAAACAGTg cgTCTTACTCCAACGTCGAGTCTGACTTTCATGCCAAAGTTCCAGTTGTGTTCTGCAGAGCTGTGAAAAG TGGTCTGTTGTGTAAAGTGAGTGCTGGGAACGATGTGGCCTGTCTGACCACCAACCTGCTGGCAGCTCTGGCCAAACTGGAACCCAGACTGACTCCACTGGTGCTGGCATTCCGCTACTGGGCCAGG CTTTGCCACATAGACTGCCAGGCCGAGGGTGGGATTCCCTCCTACTCGTTTGCGTTGATGGTGATCTTCTTCCTTCAGCAGAGAAAGGAGCCCATCCTCCCACACTACTTGGGCAAGTGG ATCGAGGGCTTCGACGCCAAGCAGATTGACGAGTACCAGCTGAAGGGCGTTGAGAACGAGAGGTTCGTGCTGTGGGAGCACAAACCCGCCAGCAACGGGGAGGGGAAAAGCACTGGCGGAGCTAAAACAGAGCAGAGAAAACAGTCCGGCAAGAAACCTGAGAGTTCAGACACAAGCGCTCGGCAAGCCAAAGCAAAGCAAGGCAGG ACGCGGCTGACCCTGCAGACCCCGCGGCAGCTCTCTGTGGGGCAGCTCTGGCTGGAGCTGCTGCGCTTCTACACCCTGGAGTTCAGCCTGGAGGAGAACATCATCAGCATCCGCCTCAAAGAGCTCTTGTCCCGGGAGAGCAAGAACTGGCCCAAGAGGAGACTCGCCATCGAAG ATCCCTACGCGCTCAAGAGGAACGTGGCGCGGAGTCTGAACAGCCAGATGGTTTTCGAGTACATTCAGGAGCGATTCCGCACCGCATACAGATACTTCGCCTGCCCACAGAGCAAACACTCGACCAGCAGGGGGCGACGGAAGAGCAAACGAGCCGTCAGGAGGGCCGGCAAGGCGGAGGAGCACTCGAGGACGGGAGAGGGACAGGCTGATCGCAGGGTGCAGGATCTGATAGACACTGAGGGGGAAGAGGGTGATACCGAGGAAGATGAAGCAGAAGGGGGCAGCGATGACAACTGTGCTCCAGTGGGGCCCATTTCCACAGGCATGGGGGGGTTTTCCTTCAGAGACATGGAGGAAGATCAGGGAGACTTCGCACTGCAAATGGTGGACAGGATAAAGCCCACACTGGAGGCCTGTGCCTGCAAGTGTGGAGAGCGCGAGAGGAGTTCTGAGTGTTCCCTGCCAGAGGACAGTCCCgaggagagactgggagaggAGTGTGAGTCCTGCAGGGGGCGCTGCCGAGACTGCAGCTCCTCATCTACCGCAAAGAAGGAGTCCGTAGAGAACGGTGTGTTGGAGAAGGAGAAACGCAGGCAGCCAGAGGACATCCCCCCTGAGGATCTGTATTATGTGTTCGATAGGACAGTCCTAACGGGAGGAAAG CCTCCCACAGTGGTCTGCAGTATGTGCAAAAGGGATGGCCACTTGAAAAACGACTGTCCCGAAGACTTCAAGAAGATCGACCTGAAAACACTGCCGCCGATGACAGACAGGTTCCGGGTAATCCTGGACGGGCTCTGCAGAATGTGCTACA ATGAGCTCTACCCACCTCCAGTGGAGCAACAAAAGAGGGAGCAGATCCTTGCTAGTTTGGAGAGGTTTATTCGCAAGGAGTACAACG ACAAGGCCCGGCTGTGTCTGTTTGGCTCCTCCAAGAATGGCTTTGGGTTCCGGGACAGTGACCTGGATATTTGCATGACGCTGGAAGGCCACGAGACAGCGGAG aaaCTGAACTGTAAAGAGATCATTGAAGGCTTAGCAAAGATCCTCAAGAAGCACACAG GCTTAAGAAACATCTTACCTATTACCACAGCAAAAGTGCCTATAGTCAAATTTGAACACAGGCAAAGTGGACTGGAAGGAGATATAAGCTTGTACAACACGCTG GCACAGCACAATACCAGAATGCTGGCTACTTATGCTGCCATTGATCCTCGGGTGCAGTATTTGGGTTACACAATGAAGGTGTTTGCAAAG CGCTGTGACATCGGAGACGCCTCGAGGGGAAGCCTCTCCTCGTACGCCTACATTCTCATGGTGCTCTACTTCCTGCAGCAGAGGAAGCCCCCGGTAATCCCCGTCCTGCAAGAG ATATTCGACGGCAAGAGTATTCCCCAGAAGATGGTGGATGGGTGGAATGCCTTCTTTTTCCATGATACAGATAAACTG AGAAAGCGCTTTCCAGAGCTGGGGAGGAACTCTGAGTCTGTGGGGGAGCTCTGGCTGGGTCTGCTGCGCTTCTACACGGAAGAGTTTGATTTCAAGGAACATGTCATCAGCATTCGACAGAAGAAACTGCTCACCACTTTCGAGAAGCAGTGGACCTCCAAGTGCATAGCCATTGAAG ATCCTTTTGATTTGAACCACAATCTTGGAGCTGGAGTGTCTCGGAAAA TGACAAACTTCATAATGAAAGCCTTTATAAATGGAAGGAAGTTATTTGGAACCCCGTTTTACCCTCATCCTGGGACAGAGGCG GACTACTTCTTCGACTCCAAGGTGCTGACAGATGGGGAGCTGGCCCCAAATGACAGGTGCTGCAGGATCTGTGGAAAGATCGGCCACTACATGAAGGATTGTCCCAAGAGACGCAG GATAAAGAAGAAGGAGAATGAGAAGGATGACGACTCAAAGGAGGAcgacagagagctgagagagaggagGTGTTTCCAGTGCGGTGACACCGGGCACGTGCGAAGAGACTGCCCAGAGTACAGACAGGTCCGGCAGAGAAGCACAGCAG GCCCTCCGATGGTGCAGGGATTCGGAAGCTCTCCCGCAATCCCAGTTCCTCAGCCCGTACCAACCTCTCAGGACCGGCCCATGCGAACCAGGCAACACTCAGAGTGT TCAGAACCTCGTCAGACACCTCCCTATTCTCCTCAGCCCCCGCTGTTCAGTCAGGGCCCCCCCCAGCCCCAGCCGATTGCTGTCTCCTCCCAGCACAAGGGTGCAGGACCcccaaagcagcagcagctccccCAGGTCCAGCTCCCACTCTTTAACTTCCCCCACTCCCACCCAGGTCAGTACCACCCCAGGTTACCCACCCTGGGCCTGCTCCAGccccaccagcagcagcagcagcagcaccctgTCTCGATGCCCTCCACGTCCTGGCCCATCCACAGACCCGTGATACAGACCTCCTCCCCCCCAGGTCTGAACTTCACGCTGCGCTCCGCCCCCACCAACGGGAACGGCAGCTCCACCAGCAGCCCCAGCCCCATGAACCTGAATGACCCCAGCATCATCTTCGCTCAGCCGGCAGTGCGGGGTCTCCCGGGCGCAGGGCGGGACGGGCACTGGCACAACCACATCACCCCCGGAACACTGGTGGGGAACGGCACGCTGGCAAAGTCAG ACCAGGGTTTTCAGGGACAGTTTGCTAAAGTAAACCCTGGTTCCCTGCCCTGGGAACACAACCCTGCTGCACATTACCCTCTCCCAGCCTCGTGGCCTTACAGGATGCCCCAGAACTTCATGCAGCCGGGAAACGGAGGGTTCCAGCAGAACAAGCCTTTCGTATCGCAAGGTAAGGATGTACTCGCGTTGCTGCTTTTCCAGGCTGCACTTGCAAGTGATGCCAGAAAGAGTTCCTCTGTACAATCGCTTGCTGTTACCTCACAACCCGCCCCAGTTCAGTGTTGTAACATACTATAA
- the LOC121326961 gene encoding glutathione peroxidase 7-like, translated as MLLSCVTLLLLTCTSSAAKVKDFYTFKVVNIRGKLVSLEKYRGSVSLVVNVASECGFTEGHYRGLQQLHRDLGPYHFNVLAFPCNQFGQQEPGSDKEIESLARRTYNVFFPMFSKIAVVGTGANNAFKYLVESIGKEPDWNFWKFLVDPNGKVVDAWGPNVPVDEIRPQVTAFVRQVILKKKDEL; from the exons ATGCTTCTTTCATGTGTGACGTTACTTCTCCTGACTTGCACCTCTTCAGCGGCCAAAGTCAAAGACTTTTATACTTTCAAAGTTGTAAACATCAGAGGGAAACTAGTGTCTTTGGAGAAATACAGAGGCTCG GTGTCGCTCGTGGTGAACGTGGCCAGTGAGTGTGGCTTTACCGAGGGGCACTACAGAGGCCTGCAACAGCTCCACAGGGACCTGGGTCCTTATCACTTCAACGTGCTGGCATTCCCCTGCAACCAGTTCGGGCAGCAGGAGCCTGGCAGTGACAAGGAGATCGAGAGCCTTGCCAGAAGGACCTACAACGTCTTCTTCCCCATGTTCAGTAAGATCGCTGTGGTGGGCACCGGGGCCAACAATGCCTTTAAGTACCTTGTGG AGTCGATCGGAAAGGAGCCTGACTGGAATTTCTGGAAGTTCCTCGTGGACCCCAATGGGAAGGTCGTGGACGCCTGGGGTCCGAACGTACCTGTGGATGAAATCCGGCCACAGGTCACTGCGTTCGTGAGGCAGGTGATCCTCAAGAAGAAAGATGAGCTTTAG